In Canis lupus dingo isolate Sandy chromosome 25, ASM325472v2, whole genome shotgun sequence, one genomic interval encodes:
- the ALPI gene encoding intestinal-type alkaline phosphatase, translating into MLLTHRGCAPWSPPHPGEAAGIIPCGHTCLFQDPCPEACSATPCHIPSASGLRVTGQGRGQGGHRGQWEGHGDFYSQGQSPALTKGPLAGTAAGTLALAPPGSQPAAVLALPRPCHPTAMQGARVLLLLLLLGLRPRLALGIIPAEEEDPAFWNRQAAQALDAAKKLQPIQTAAKNLILFLGDGMGVPTVTATRILKGQINDNLGPETPLAMDQFPYLALSKTYNVDRQVPDSAGTATAYLCGVKANYQTIGVSAAARFNQCNTTRGNEVISVMNRAKKAGKSVGVVTTTRVQHASPAGTYAHVVNRNWYSDANMPAKALEDGCQDIAQQLISNMEIDVILGGGRKYMFPKGTPDPEYPTDAKQNGIRLDGRNLVQEWQAKYQGARYVWNRTALIQASQDASVTHLMGLFEPGDTKYDVHRDGIQDPSLMEMTEAALRLLSRNPKGFYLFVEGGRIDHGHHDGTAYLALTEAVMFDSAIDKAGQLTSERDTLTLVTADHSHVFSFGGYTLRGSSIFGLAPSMAKDNKTYTSILYGNGPGFALSGVPRPNVSDAESRDPAYKPQAAVPLDSETHGGEDVAVFARGPQAHLVHGVQEQSFVAHVMAFAACLEPYADCNLQPSAAPTPTRTPTRTPTRTPTPTDAALPGPAAQLMLQLLTGALLLALLA; encoded by the exons ATGCTCCTGACCCACAGGGGGTGTGccccctggtccccaccccaccctggggaGGCTGCTGGGATTATCCCGTGTGGACACACCTGCCTCTTCCAGGACCCCTGCCCCGAGGCTTGCTCGGCCACACCTTGCCATATCCCTTCTGCCAGCGGACTTAGAGTCacagggcaggggcggggtcaGGGTGGCCACCGGGGACAATGGGAGGGACATGGAGACTTTTACAGCCAGGGACAAAGTCCTGCCCTGACTAAAGGCCCGCTGGCTGGTACGGCAGCTGGTACCCTAGCTCTGGCCCCGCCGGGGTCCCAGCCTGCCGCAGTCCTGGCTTTGCCGCGCCCCTGCCATCCCACAGCCATGCAGGGGGCCcgggtgctgctgctgctgctgctgctgggcctgAGGCCACGGCTGGCCCTTGGCATCATCCCAG CTGAGGAGGAGGACCCAGCCTTCTGGAACCGCCAGGCGGCCCAGGCCCTGGACGCCGCTAAGAAGCTGCAGCCCATCCAGACAGCTGCTAAGAACCTCATTCTCTTTTTGGGGGATG GGATGGGGGTGCCCACAGTGACGGCCACTCGGATCCTCAAAGGGCAAATTAATGACAATCTGGGACCTGAGACACCCCTGGCCATGGACCAATTTCCATACCTGGCTCTGTCCAAG ACCTACAACGTGGACAGACAGGTGCCAGATAGCGCAGGCACAGCCACGGCCTACCTGTGCGGGGTCAAGGCCAACTACCAGACCATTGGTGTGAGCGCGGCCGCCCGCTTTAACCAGTGCAACACGACACGTGGCAATGAGGTCATCTCCGTGATGAACCGGGCCAAGAAAGCAG GGAAGTCTGTGGGGGTGGTGACCACCACGAGAGTGCAGCATGCCTCGCCAGCCGGCACCTACGCACACGTAGTAAACCGCAACTGGTACTCGGACGCCAACATGCCTGCCAAGGCGCTGGAGGACGGATGCCAGGACATCGCCCAGCAGCTCATCTCCAACATGGAAATTGAT GTGATCCTGGGCGGAGGCCGAAAGTACATGTTTCCCAAGGGGACTCCGGATCCTGAGTATCCAACTGACGCCAAACAGAACGGAATCCGGTTGGACGGGCGGAACCTGGTGCAGGAATGGCAGGCCAAGTACCAG ggTGCCCGGTATGTGTGGAATCGCACGGCGCTCATTCAGGCATCCCAGGACGCCTCTGTGACACACCTCATGG GCCTCTTTGAGCCAGGAGACACCAAATATGATGTCCACCGAGACGGAATCCAGGACCCATCCCTGATGGAGATGACAGAGGCGGCCCTGAGGCTGCTGAGCAGGAACCCCAAGGGCTTCTACCTCTTTGTGGAAG GAGGCCGCATCGACCACGGTCATCACGACGGCACAGCTTACCTGGCCCTGACGGAGGCCGTCATGTTCGATTCCGCCATTGACAAGGCGGGCCAGCTCACGAGCGAGAGGGACACACTGACCCTGGTCACCGCCGACCACTCTCACGTGTTCTCCTTCGGGGGCTACACCCTGCGAGGGAGCTCCATCTTCG GGCTGGCCCCCAGCATGGCCAAAGACAACAAGACCTACACCTCCATCCTGTATGGCAACGGCCCCGGCTTCGCGCTCAGCGGGGTCCCCCGGCCCAACGTCTCCGACGCCGAGAGCA GGGACCCCGCATACAAGCCGCAGGCCGCGGTGCCCCTGGACTCCGAGACCCACGGCGGCGAGGACGTGGCGGTGTTCGCGCGCGGCCCGCAGGCGCACCTGGTGCACGGCGTGCAGGAGCAGAGCTTCGTGGCGCACGTCATGGCCTTCGCCGCCTGCCTCGAGCCCTACGCCGACTGCAACCTGCAGCCCTCGGCCgcgcccacccccacccgcacccccacccgcacccccacccgcacccccacccccaccgatGCCGcgctccccggccccgccgcgcaGCTGATGCTGCAGCTGCTGACCGGGGCGCTGCTGCTCGCGCTGCTGGCGTAG